Proteins found in one Herbiconiux sp. A18JL235 genomic segment:
- a CDS encoding YhgE/Pip family protein, which yields MSASTSTPTPRMRRRTKIVLAVLALLAVVFTPLAVNGLFAGALANADTNLTTIPAAIVNNDEMTRTTNADGTETVNFAGRAVVTELTGGDSGFGWTVTNSDDAQAGLADGRYYAVMTIPPSFSASVNTLGSTSPEKGLIQIETDASHGYLSGIVASTVASAVQANFGSFVTAQVVNGIYTGFDKVGTSLTDAADGAAQLATGADGLADGSSQLADGLGKLADGASAAAPGATQLADGLGQLADGASAAAPGATQLADGLTQLSDGAAQTAPGATQLADGLGRLSSGASQTAAGTAQLADGVDQVSTGATALAGGVEQFRTGVSQYTDGVSQLAAGLDQLATSTTGLGQLSTGVADYTAGVTQSANGASALAAAAAADPTVPAYVVEGLAQLSGGLNDLSDGGAALSQGAAGLPDLESGIAQTAAGADALAAGGSSLTDGAAGLSDGAANLADGLAQLAPGAQQLADGAGQVAGGLAQTAPGAQQLADGVNQLAGGLAQTAPGATALADGVSQLASGLEQTAPGATALADGVSQLADGVAQTVPGAEQLSDGASQLGDGAQQLSDGLTTGAEQLTGTVPSDTADAADVVAQPLSVDTTTLNEVSGVGQIVSTILLPVALWLGALAVFLWLRPLSRAVLASSAPTARLALRTFGRAAGVAAVQAGLLVAFLHLVLGVAWSSLPATLGFSLLVALAFTAFQQFLSTAFGRLGSVISVVLLALQLAATGGLYPVELLSGPFQAVNAISPLSYAVSGIQTILTGGQAGTVVTACLVMAVMLVVSVALSVAALARRRRPVEIGWVVPVAPATA from the coding sequence ATGAGCGCCTCGACCTCCACCCCCACGCCCCGCATGCGGCGGCGCACCAAGATCGTGCTGGCAGTGCTCGCCCTGCTGGCCGTGGTGTTCACGCCGCTCGCCGTGAACGGCCTGTTCGCGGGTGCGCTCGCGAACGCCGACACGAATCTCACCACCATCCCGGCGGCGATCGTGAACAACGACGAGATGACCCGCACCACCAACGCCGACGGCACCGAGACGGTGAACTTCGCCGGCCGCGCCGTCGTCACCGAGCTCACCGGCGGCGACTCCGGCTTCGGCTGGACCGTCACCAACTCCGACGACGCCCAGGCGGGCCTCGCCGACGGCCGCTACTACGCCGTTATGACCATCCCGCCGAGCTTCTCGGCGTCGGTCAACACCCTGGGCAGCACGAGCCCTGAGAAGGGTCTCATCCAGATCGAGACGGATGCGTCGCACGGCTACCTCTCCGGGATCGTCGCGTCGACGGTGGCCTCGGCGGTGCAGGCGAACTTCGGGTCGTTCGTCACCGCGCAGGTGGTGAACGGCATCTACACCGGCTTCGACAAGGTCGGCACGAGCCTCACCGACGCCGCCGACGGGGCCGCCCAGCTCGCCACCGGCGCCGACGGCCTCGCCGACGGCTCCTCCCAGCTCGCCGACGGCCTCGGCAAGCTCGCCGACGGCGCCTCCGCCGCGGCCCCCGGTGCCACGCAGCTCGCCGACGGCCTCGGCCAGCTCGCCGACGGCGCGTCCGCAGCCGCCCCCGGCGCCACCCAACTCGCCGACGGCCTCACCCAGCTCTCCGACGGCGCGGCGCAGACCGCGCCCGGCGCGACGCAGCTGGCGGACGGCTTGGGTCGGCTCTCGTCCGGCGCCTCCCAGACCGCCGCCGGCACCGCGCAGCTCGCCGATGGTGTCGACCAGGTCTCGACGGGCGCCACCGCCTTGGCGGGCGGGGTCGAGCAATTCCGCACGGGTGTGAGCCAGTACACCGATGGGGTCTCGCAGCTGGCTGCCGGGCTCGACCAGCTCGCGACCAGCACGACCGGGCTGGGGCAGCTCTCGACCGGCGTCGCGGACTACACCGCGGGCGTCACGCAGTCGGCGAATGGCGCCTCCGCCCTCGCAGCCGCTGCTGCCGCCGATCCGACTGTGCCCGCCTACGTCGTCGAAGGGCTTGCGCAGCTTTCCGGCGGACTCAACGATCTCTCCGACGGCGGTGCAGCCCTGTCCCAGGGCGCAGCCGGGCTGCCCGATCTCGAATCGGGCATCGCGCAGACCGCGGCGGGGGCTGATGCGCTCGCCGCCGGGGGTTCCTCTCTCACCGATGGAGCGGCCGGCCTCTCCGACGGTGCCGCGAACCTCGCGGACGGGCTCGCGCAGCTCGCACCGGGTGCGCAGCAGCTCGCCGATGGCGCGGGTCAGGTCGCTGGGGGGCTGGCGCAGACGGCACCAGGTGCCCAGCAGTTGGCAGATGGTGTCAATCAGCTGGCCGGGGGGCTGGCGCAGACGGCGCCGGGGGCGACGGCGTTGGCCGACGGGGTGTCGCAGTTGGCGTCGGGGCTCGAGCAGACGGCGCCGGGGGCGACGGCGTTGGCCGACGGGGTGTCGCAGCTGGCCGACGGTGTGGCGCAGACGGTGCCGGGCGCCGAGCAGCTCTCCGACGGGGCCTCGCAGCTCGGCGACGGGGCGCAGCAGCTCTCCGACGGGCTCACCACGGGTGCCGAGCAGCTCACCGGCACGGTGCCGAGCGACACGGCCGACGCCGCCGACGTGGTGGCTCAGCCGCTGTCGGTCGACACCACCACCCTCAACGAGGTGTCGGGCGTGGGGCAGATCGTGTCGACGATCCTCCTGCCCGTCGCGCTCTGGCTCGGCGCGCTCGCCGTCTTCCTCTGGCTGCGGCCGCTCTCGCGGGCCGTGCTCGCCTCGAGCGCACCCACGGCGCGACTCGCGCTCCGCACCTTCGGTCGCGCGGCCGGCGTCGCCGCGGTTCAGGCCGGGCTGCTGGTGGCCTTCCTGCACCTCGTGCTCGGTGTGGCCTGGAGCTCGCTCCCCGCGACCCTCGGGTTCTCGCTGCTCGTGGCGCTGGCGTTCACCGCGTTCCAGCAGTTCCTCAGCACCGCGTTCGGTCGGCTCGGCTCGGTGATCTCGGTGGTGCTGCTCGCGCTGCAGCTCGCCGCGACAGGAGGGCTCTACCCGGTGGAGCTGCTCTCCGGCCCCTTCCAGGCGGTGAACGCCATCAGCCCGCTGAGCTACGCCGTCTCGGGCATCCAGACCATCCTCACCGGCGGGCAGGCGGGCACCGTCGTGACCGCGTGCCTCGTGATGGCGGTGATGCTCGTCGTCAGCGTCGCGCTCTCCGTCGCCGCGCTGGCCAGGCGCCGGCGCCCGGTGGAGATCGGATGGGTGGTGCCTGTGGCGCCCGCCACGGCGTAG
- a CDS encoding TetR/AcrR family transcriptional regulator produces MSVTHPIPRAQHDVAAELRQIALSMFAEHGYAGTSLQQIADAAGYSKSSVLYHFRSKEALFEAALAPSVAELAGFLESLVEKVTSGDRRAEFTANFVDLLLAHRLAAHIIINQGQTLSDVPIIDEARGVIDRIGESFMLGLPTTKQRIRLGVALAGAAYILVASSPGLTAAEDVDEVREALIDVVGELITPLSG; encoded by the coding sequence GTGTCCGTCACCCACCCGATCCCGCGCGCGCAGCACGACGTCGCAGCGGAGCTGCGGCAGATCGCCCTGAGCATGTTCGCCGAGCACGGTTACGCCGGCACGAGCCTGCAACAGATCGCCGACGCGGCGGGTTACTCGAAGTCGAGCGTGCTCTACCACTTCCGCTCGAAGGAGGCGCTGTTCGAGGCGGCGCTCGCACCCTCCGTCGCCGAGCTCGCCGGGTTCCTCGAGTCGCTCGTCGAGAAGGTCACCTCGGGCGATCGCAGGGCCGAGTTCACAGCGAACTTCGTCGACCTGCTGCTCGCGCACCGCCTCGCCGCGCACATCATCATCAACCAGGGGCAGACCCTTTCCGACGTCCCGATCATCGACGAGGCGCGCGGCGTCATCGACCGCATCGGGGAGTCGTTCATGCTCGGTCTGCCCACCACCAAGCAGCGCATCCGTCTCGGCGTCGCCCTCGCCGGCGCCGCCTACATCCTGGTGGCCTCGAGCCCCGGCCTCACGGCCGCCGAAGACGTCGACGAGGTCAGGGAAGCCCTCATCGACGTCGTCGGCGAACTCATCACGCCGCTGTCGGGCTGA
- a CDS encoding CynX/NimT family MFS transporter — MNRAFRAALPVTLVLGVVFVGFILRGPIVAVAPVTGSISADLGLNAAQAGLLTSLPVLCFAVMTPFASLFIGKAGANLSTTIAILGVGIGSIVRSAGGVEATFVGTVIMGAFITIGNVVIPVIIRRDVPEQRVGIVTGAYTAAMNVSSMITSLATVPLAAAFGWRGALLAWTGFVVLAAIAWFVAVGRKALRWGPVKPAVETGAVDTIAIDTRGIPLAAPEPRTWRNLSAVLLALAFAGQAFSYYGLTAWFPTVLEQQLGYSATDAGASSSIFQIAAVIGALGVPLLAQRIGIPPTFALVAALWVTFPLGLMFAPEGWLAWGFLGGVAQGGGITVVFMLVVQLSFTGTHARRLSAMVQGTGYALGATAPTLIGAVHDASGNWTLAIGVVLIATLVFAAAGLTGALRATGPRGPRAPRR, encoded by the coding sequence ATGAACCGAGCCTTCCGCGCGGCCCTGCCCGTCACCCTGGTGCTGGGCGTGGTGTTCGTCGGTTTCATCCTGCGCGGCCCGATCGTCGCGGTGGCCCCCGTCACCGGCTCGATCAGCGCCGACCTCGGCCTGAACGCTGCTCAGGCCGGTCTCCTCACGAGCCTCCCGGTGCTCTGCTTCGCCGTCATGACGCCGTTCGCGTCGCTGTTCATCGGCAAGGCCGGCGCGAACCTCTCCACCACGATCGCCATCCTCGGTGTGGGCATCGGCTCGATCGTGCGCTCGGCCGGGGGAGTGGAGGCCACCTTCGTCGGCACCGTCATCATGGGCGCCTTCATCACCATCGGCAACGTGGTCATCCCGGTCATCATCCGCCGCGACGTGCCCGAGCAGCGCGTCGGCATCGTCACCGGCGCCTACACGGCGGCCATGAACGTGAGCTCGATGATCACCTCGCTGGCCACGGTGCCGCTCGCCGCTGCCTTCGGCTGGCGCGGCGCCCTGCTCGCGTGGACGGGCTTCGTCGTGCTCGCCGCCATCGCCTGGTTCGTGGCGGTGGGCCGCAAGGCGCTGCGCTGGGGCCCGGTGAAGCCCGCCGTCGAGACGGGCGCCGTCGACACCATCGCCATCGACACCAGGGGCATCCCGCTCGCCGCCCCCGAGCCGCGCACCTGGCGCAACCTCTCGGCGGTGCTGCTCGCGCTCGCCTTCGCCGGCCAGGCGTTCTCGTACTACGGGCTCACCGCCTGGTTCCCCACCGTGCTCGAACAGCAGCTCGGCTACTCGGCGACGGATGCGGGAGCCAGCTCCTCCATCTTCCAGATCGCTGCGGTGATCGGCGCGCTGGGCGTGCCGCTGCTCGCTCAGCGCATCGGCATCCCGCCCACCTTCGCGCTCGTGGCGGCACTCTGGGTGACCTTTCCGCTCGGGCTCATGTTCGCGCCGGAGGGCTGGCTCGCCTGGGGCTTCCTCGGCGGCGTCGCCCAGGGCGGCGGCATCACCGTGGTCTTCATGCTGGTGGTGCAGCTCTCGTTCACGGGCACCCACGCCCGCCGGCTCTCGGCCATGGTGCAGGGCACCGGCTACGCCCTGGGCGCCACCGCCCCCACCCTCATCGGCGCCGTGCACGACGCCTCCGGCAACTGGACCCTCGCCATCGGCGTCGTGCTCATCGCCACCCTCGTCTTCGCCGCCGCCGGCCTCACCGGCGCCCTCCGCGCCACCGGCCCCCGCGGCCCCCGCGCCCCGCGACGCTAG
- a CDS encoding amino acid permease has product MAREKKRANGTESAAGGENQRETLGDRLEAVEDFSDEQAGYHKSLKPRQLQMIAIGGAIGTGLFLGAGGRLHEAGPLLVFDYAVCGFFAFLILRALGELVLHRPSSGSFVSYAREFYGEKAAYVSGWLYFLNWAMTAIVDSTAVAVYVQYWSLFTDVPQWLLALIALAVVLGANMISVKVFGEMEFWFALIKVVALVSFLIIGVVFLAFAFPTDAGVTGIPMLVNEGGLFPDGINTLVVAVVMIQGVVFAYAGVELVGTAAGETANPEKIMPKAINSVVFRIAVFYCGSIALLALLLPASTYSATESPFVTFFSNIGNPTVAAIAGSAMNFVVLTAALSSLNAGLYSTGRILHSLSAAGAAPKFTGKINKRGVPFGGILLTSAVALLGVGLNFVVPAQAFEIVLNVSALGIISSWGTIVLCQIKFKKLADQGLYTRPKFRLFGAPFTSYLTLVFLVTVLVLMAFDYPAGTFTIASLVIIVPLLIVGWFVYRDRITAIAAARAGYTGAFPTVANRSALEAEEQRPAAGGSDKP; this is encoded by the coding sequence ATGGCACGGGAGAAGAAGCGGGCGAACGGCACCGAGAGCGCGGCCGGCGGTGAGAACCAGCGGGAGACCCTCGGCGACCGGCTCGAGGCCGTGGAGGACTTCTCCGACGAGCAGGCCGGCTACCACAAGTCGCTGAAGCCCCGGCAGCTGCAGATGATCGCGATCGGCGGCGCCATCGGCACCGGCCTCTTCCTCGGCGCCGGCGGCAGGCTTCACGAGGCGGGCCCGCTGCTCGTCTTCGACTACGCCGTGTGCGGCTTCTTCGCCTTCCTCATCCTGCGCGCCCTCGGCGAGCTCGTGCTGCACCGCCCCTCATCGGGCTCCTTCGTCTCCTACGCCCGCGAGTTCTACGGCGAGAAGGCCGCGTACGTCTCGGGCTGGCTGTACTTCCTCAACTGGGCGATGACCGCCATCGTCGACTCCACAGCCGTGGCGGTGTACGTGCAGTACTGGAGCCTGTTCACCGACGTACCGCAGTGGCTCCTCGCCCTCATCGCCCTCGCCGTCGTGCTCGGTGCCAACATGATCTCGGTCAAGGTGTTCGGCGAGATGGAGTTCTGGTTCGCCCTCATCAAGGTGGTGGCGCTCGTCTCCTTCCTCATCATCGGCGTCGTCTTCCTCGCCTTCGCCTTCCCGACGGATGCGGGGGTCACCGGCATCCCGATGCTGGTGAACGAGGGCGGTCTCTTCCCCGACGGCATCAACACGCTCGTCGTGGCGGTCGTGATGATCCAGGGCGTGGTGTTCGCGTACGCCGGGGTCGAGCTCGTGGGCACCGCAGCGGGCGAGACGGCGAACCCCGAGAAGATCATGCCGAAAGCCATCAACAGCGTCGTCTTCCGCATCGCCGTCTTCTACTGCGGCTCGATCGCCCTCCTGGCCCTGTTGCTGCCGGCCTCCACCTACTCCGCCACCGAGAGCCCCTTCGTCACGTTCTTCTCGAACATCGGCAACCCCACCGTCGCAGCGATCGCGGGCTCCGCCATGAACTTCGTGGTGCTCACCGCCGCGCTGTCGAGCCTCAACGCCGGCCTGTACTCGACCGGGCGCATCCTGCACTCGCTCTCGGCCGCGGGCGCCGCACCGAAGTTCACGGGCAAGATCAACAAGCGCGGGGTGCCGTTCGGCGGCATCCTGCTCACCTCGGCCGTCGCGCTGCTCGGCGTGGGCCTCAACTTCGTCGTTCCCGCCCAGGCGTTCGAGATCGTGCTGAACGTCTCGGCGCTCGGCATCATCTCGAGCTGGGGCACCATCGTGCTCTGCCAGATCAAGTTCAAGAAGCTCGCCGACCAGGGTCTCTACACGCGGCCGAAGTTCAGGCTGTTCGGGGCCCCGTTCACCTCGTACCTCACGCTGGTGTTCCTCGTCACGGTGCTCGTTCTCATGGCCTTCGACTACCCGGCGGGAACCTTCACCATCGCGTCTCTCGTCATCATCGTGCCGCTGCTCATCGTCGGATGGTTCGTGTACCGCGACCGCATCACGGCCATCGCCGCCGCACGGGCGGGATACACGGGGGCGTTCCCGACCGTGGCGAACCGGTCGGCGCTCGAGGCGGAGGAGCAGAGGCCCGCGGCGGGCGGGTCCGACAAGCCTTAG
- a CDS encoding MMPL family transporter has translation MATLLYRIGRFAYRRAWYVVIAWVFALGAILGGGLALGGQFQESFTIPGTESQQTIDKLENLFPAAAGAGATVVVVAPEGASVNDADVTQEITDVSNELGDLDQVASVIPPYSEYATNQISEDGTTGLIKVQFDGPATDITDATLDQVQEIGNSLTADGMQVSYGGEAFQSQEFGLTITEAVGVLFAGVVLFITFGSLLAAGLPLLTALLGVGLSTGGIMAVAFFTPVSSTAPMLAVMIGLAVGIDYALFILSRHRSQLAQGMDAEESAAQSVATAGAAVLFAGLTVIIALLGLLVVGIPFLSVMGVGAAFAVLVAVLVALTMLPAIMGVAKGRLAPKPGSRAHRRLLAATEHEADEEGSKAHKPSLGGRWVALVMKAPVVFLIAVIGLLGVASIPAFSLDLNLPTAASQPEGSTTRVAYDTVAEKFGPGYNGTVVVVADITQTTDVLNDLDSIRKELETVPGVATVGPGLPDETLDTAIFQVIPTTAPDSPETKALVERLRELSPTIDEEYGTPFTVSGQTAVAIDVSNQLTAALLPFGVLVVGLSIVLLAMVFRSIAVPIKAALGFVLTIGASFGVTVAVFQWGWAADLLNVHATGPIISFLPILLMAILFGLAMDYEVFLVSGMREEYVKTKDARRAVRIGFQHGARVVTAAALIMFFVFFAFVPEGEGPIKAIALALAVGVAVDAFLVRMTLVPAVMTLLGRRAWYLPRWLDKVLPNVDVEGESLRDHIEERDWAADREGDVVTAERLEVAGAVGPVSFSLPFGAAAVLVGDTQSRRLVGAALAGRIAPAGGHLQVLGHGLPSEAADVAGAVTLVDLESRRLDASTTVGDALLERLRLAKPWFRRVPARTASGLVGRINLALDAFDDEEQIDIHRTIGELSPLAATLLNVAMGVADGARVTVADAGDGEFTSTSTLGFAAAVAAVAGLDTTVVIGLDRVSAGAADTLGGRPLVVIDLDASAAASASATSESATSASAASEGALR, from the coding sequence ATGGCCACCCTGCTCTACCGCATCGGCCGGTTCGCCTACCGCAGAGCCTGGTACGTCGTCATCGCCTGGGTGTTCGCGCTGGGGGCAATCCTCGGCGGCGGGCTCGCGCTCGGAGGGCAGTTCCAGGAGAGCTTCACCATCCCGGGCACCGAGTCGCAGCAGACCATCGACAAGCTCGAGAACCTCTTCCCGGCCGCGGCGGGAGCCGGTGCCACGGTGGTGGTCGTCGCCCCCGAGGGCGCCTCGGTGAACGACGCCGACGTCACCCAGGAGATCACCGACGTCTCGAACGAGCTCGGCGACCTCGATCAGGTGGCGAGCGTCATCCCGCCCTACTCCGAGTACGCCACCAACCAGATCTCCGAAGACGGCACCACCGGCCTCATCAAGGTGCAGTTCGACGGGCCCGCCACCGACATCACCGACGCCACGCTCGACCAGGTGCAAGAGATCGGCAACAGCCTCACCGCCGACGGCATGCAGGTCTCCTACGGCGGCGAGGCCTTCCAGAGTCAGGAGTTCGGCCTCACCATCACCGAGGCCGTCGGTGTGCTGTTCGCCGGTGTCGTGCTGTTCATCACCTTCGGCTCCCTGCTCGCGGCGGGCCTCCCGCTGCTCACGGCCCTCCTCGGCGTGGGTCTGTCGACGGGCGGCATCATGGCGGTGGCGTTCTTCACCCCGGTGTCGAGCACTGCGCCGATGCTCGCCGTCATGATCGGCCTCGCGGTCGGCATCGACTACGCCCTGTTCATCCTGTCGAGGCACCGGAGCCAGTTGGCTCAGGGAATGGATGCGGAGGAGTCGGCAGCGCAATCGGTCGCGACCGCGGGTGCCGCGGTGCTCTTCGCCGGCCTCACCGTCATCATCGCGCTGCTGGGCCTGCTCGTGGTGGGCATCCCGTTCCTCTCCGTCATGGGCGTCGGCGCCGCGTTCGCGGTGCTGGTGGCTGTACTCGTGGCGCTCACGATGCTGCCCGCCATCATGGGCGTGGCGAAGGGGCGGCTCGCGCCGAAGCCCGGTTCCCGCGCTCACCGGCGGCTTCTCGCCGCCACCGAGCACGAGGCCGACGAGGAGGGTTCGAAGGCGCACAAGCCGTCACTCGGCGGCCGCTGGGTCGCGCTCGTCATGAAGGCGCCCGTCGTCTTCCTCATCGCCGTGATCGGCCTGCTGGGTGTGGCGAGCATCCCGGCGTTCAGCCTCGACCTCAATCTGCCCACGGCCGCGTCGCAGCCGGAGGGGTCGACCACCCGCGTCGCCTACGACACGGTCGCCGAGAAGTTCGGGCCCGGGTACAACGGCACGGTGGTGGTGGTCGCCGACATCACCCAGACCACCGACGTGCTGAACGACCTCGACAGCATCCGCAAGGAGCTCGAGACGGTTCCCGGCGTGGCCACCGTGGGCCCCGGCCTTCCCGACGAGACCCTCGACACCGCGATCTTCCAGGTCATCCCCACCACCGCCCCCGACTCGCCCGAGACGAAGGCTCTCGTGGAGCGGCTCCGCGAGCTGAGCCCGACGATCGACGAGGAATACGGCACCCCGTTCACCGTGAGCGGCCAGACGGCCGTGGCGATCGACGTCTCGAACCAGCTGACCGCGGCGCTGCTGCCCTTCGGCGTGCTCGTGGTGGGCCTGTCGATCGTGCTGCTGGCGATGGTGTTCCGCTCGATCGCGGTGCCCATCAAGGCGGCGCTCGGCTTCGTGCTCACCATCGGAGCCTCCTTCGGTGTGACGGTCGCCGTGTTCCAGTGGGGGTGGGCCGCCGACCTGCTGAACGTGCACGCGACCGGGCCGATCATCAGCTTCCTGCCCATCCTGCTCATGGCGATCCTGTTCGGGCTCGCGATGGACTACGAGGTCTTCCTCGTCTCGGGCATGCGCGAGGAGTACGTCAAGACGAAGGATGCGCGGCGGGCCGTGCGCATCGGTTTCCAGCACGGTGCTCGCGTGGTCACCGCTGCCGCACTCATCATGTTCTTCGTGTTCTTCGCCTTCGTGCCCGAGGGGGAAGGGCCGATCAAGGCCATCGCGCTCGCGCTCGCCGTGGGTGTGGCGGTCGACGCCTTCCTGGTGCGCATGACCCTGGTGCCCGCGGTGATGACGCTGCTCGGTCGGCGCGCCTGGTACCTGCCGCGCTGGCTCGACAAGGTGCTGCCGAACGTCGACGTGGAGGGCGAGAGCCTGCGCGACCACATCGAGGAGCGCGACTGGGCCGCCGACCGCGAGGGCGATGTCGTGACGGCGGAGCGGCTCGAGGTCGCGGGGGCCGTCGGCCCGGTGTCGTTCTCGCTGCCGTTCGGTGCCGCCGCGGTGCTCGTGGGCGACACGCAGTCGCGCCGGCTCGTGGGTGCGGCGCTCGCCGGGCGCATCGCGCCGGCCGGCGGGCACCTGCAGGTGCTCGGGCACGGGTTGCCGTCGGAGGCGGCGGATGTCGCGGGCGCCGTGACCCTGGTCGACCTCGAGTCGCGCCGCCTCGACGCCAGCACCACGGTGGGCGACGCGCTGCTCGAACGGTTGCGGCTCGCGAAGCCGTGGTTCAGGCGGGTGCCGGCGCGCACTGCGTCGGGGCTCGTGGGCCGCATCAACCTCGCGCTCGACGCGTTCGACGACGAGGAGCAGATCGACATCCACCGCACGATCGGCGAGCTCTCGCCGCTCGCAGCCACGCTGCTGAACGTGGCGATGGGTGTCGCCGACGGCGCGCGGGTGACCGTGGCCGACGCCGGTGACGGCGAGTTCACGAGCACGTCGACACTCGGCTTCGCGGCGGCGGTCGCCGCTGTCGCGGGACTCGACACCACCGTCGTGATCGGGCTCGACCGGGTGAGTGCCGGGGCCGCCGACACGCTCGGGGGCAGGCCGCTCGTGGTGATCGACCTCGACGCCTCCGCCGCGGCTTCCGCATCCGCTACCTCCGAATCCGCTACTTCCGCATCCGCCGCTTCTGAAGGAGCCCTCCGATGA
- a CDS encoding alpha-glucosidase, protein MSVTEGTAGDWWKGAVVYQIYPRSFQDSNGDGVGDLRGILQRLDHLERLGVDVVWLSPIYRSPQADNGYDISDYQDIDPVFGTLADFDELLDEVHRRGMKLVMDLVVNHSSDEHPWFVESRSATDSPKRDWYWWRKAREGFEPGTPGAEPNNWESFFSGSVWQFDEASGEYYLHLFDRKQPDLNWENPEVRHAVYAMMRWWLDRGVDGFRMDVINLISKVLTLPDAEPLPGRTLANGAAHYTSGPRLHEFLQEMHREVFAGRDGLITVGETPGVSTEEAVLFTDPARGEVDMVFQFEHVGLDHGPATKFRPRRLEPGELAANLTRWQDALAETGWNSLYLENHDQARSVSRFGDDGEHWRASATALATMLHLQRGTPYVYQGQEIGMTNTPFASIDDFRDVESLNHYADDLDSGSSPAEALLGLASMSRDNARTPVQWDGSEQAGFTSGTPWIAVNPNSSRISVAAQDGDAHSVLAHYRALIALRHEHPVVATGSFTRVDAGDDAVFAFERAGADSGDGERMLVVANLSSDERVPSFTAAVFERWEDAEVLLTNLPGSEGSPDAAAPLAPWEAKVYLARD, encoded by the coding sequence ATGAGCGTGACGGAGGGTACGGCTGGCGATTGGTGGAAGGGGGCGGTGGTCTATCAGATCTATCCGCGGAGCTTCCAGGACTCGAACGGGGATGGTGTCGGCGATCTGCGGGGCATCCTGCAGCGGCTCGACCACCTCGAGCGGCTCGGCGTCGACGTGGTCTGGCTCTCGCCCATCTACCGCTCGCCCCAGGCCGACAACGGCTACGACATCAGCGACTACCAGGACATCGACCCCGTGTTCGGCACCCTCGCCGACTTCGACGAGCTGCTCGACGAGGTGCACCGCCGCGGCATGAAGCTGGTCATGGACCTGGTGGTCAACCACAGCTCCGACGAGCATCCGTGGTTCGTGGAGTCGCGCTCGGCCACCGACAGCCCGAAGCGCGACTGGTACTGGTGGCGGAAGGCTCGCGAGGGCTTCGAGCCGGGCACGCCCGGCGCCGAGCCGAACAACTGGGAGTCGTTCTTCTCGGGCTCGGTGTGGCAGTTCGACGAGGCCAGCGGCGAGTACTACCTGCACCTGTTCGACCGCAAGCAGCCCGACCTCAACTGGGAGAACCCCGAGGTGCGGCACGCCGTCTACGCGATGATGCGCTGGTGGCTCGACCGGGGCGTCGACGGGTTCAGGATGGACGTGATCAACCTCATCTCGAAGGTGCTGACGCTCCCCGACGCCGAGCCGCTGCCCGGCCGCACGCTCGCGAACGGCGCCGCGCACTACACCTCGGGGCCGCGGCTGCACGAGTTCCTGCAGGAGATGCACCGCGAGGTGTTCGCAGGGCGCGACGGGCTCATCACCGTGGGCGAGACGCCCGGGGTGAGCACCGAGGAGGCCGTGCTGTTCACCGACCCCGCTCGCGGCGAGGTCGACATGGTGTTCCAGTTCGAGCACGTCGGGCTCGACCACGGGCCGGCCACGAAGTTCCGGCCGCGGCGGCTGGAGCCCGGCGAGCTCGCTGCGAACCTCACCCGGTGGCAGGATGCGCTGGCCGAGACCGGCTGGAACAGCCTCTACCTCGAGAACCACGACCAGGCCCGTTCGGTGTCGCGCTTCGGCGACGACGGCGAGCACTGGCGCGCCTCGGCGACGGCGCTCGCCACCATGCTGCACCTGCAGCGCGGCACTCCCTACGTCTACCAGGGCCAGGAGATCGGCATGACGAACACGCCGTTCGCCTCCATCGACGACTTCCGCGACGTCGAGTCGCTGAACCACTACGCCGACGACCTCGACTCGGGGTCGAGCCCCGCCGAGGCCCTCCTCGGCCTGGCGTCGATGAGCCGCGACAACGCCCGCACCCCGGTGCAGTGGGACGGGTCGGAGCAGGCGGGCTTCACCTCGGGCACGCCGTGGATCGCCGTCAACCCGAACAGCTCCCGCATCTCGGTCGCGGCGCAGGACGGGGATGCCCACTCGGTGCTCGCCCACTACCGGGCGCTGATCGCGCTGCGGCACGAGCATCCGGTGGTCGCGACGGGCTCGTTCACGCGTGTCGACGCAGGAGACGACGCGGTGTTCGCGTTCGAGCGGGCCGGGGCCGACTCCGGCGACGGCGAGCGGATGCTCGTGGTCGCCAACCTGTCGTCCGACGAACGCGTTCCCTCGTTCACCGCAGCGGTGTTCGAGCGGTGGGAAGACGCAGAGGTGCTGCTCACCAACCTCCCCGGCTCGGAGGGCTCGCCCGACGCGGCCGCACCACTGGCCCCCTGGGAGGCGAAGGTCTACCTGGCCCGCGACTGA